From the genome of Crocosphaera sp. UHCC 0190:
CCTAGCTTAAGTGAACAAAGATTAGTCTCCCATTATTTAATTGATATTTGTGACCCAATTGAGACATTAACCTTGGCAGAATATCAAGAAAAAGCTCAATTGTTAATCAATAATTCAATCTCAACTCCCCTATTAGTTGGTGGTACAGGATTATATATTAAGTCTATTGTTAAGGGATTAAAAATACCAAGAGTGTCACCTCATCCTGAATTAAGATTACAATTACAAGGGTTAGGACAATCACAATGCTATGAAATTTTAAGAAAAATTGATCCAATTTCTACCCAGAAAATTCATCCTAATGATGAAGTTAGAACCCTGCGTGCTTTAGAAGTTTTTTATGTTACAGGAATGCCCATTTCTCAACAACAAGGAGAAACCCCTCCGAGTTATCCTATTCTGCAAATAGGGTTAGATTGTTCCCCTGAAAATTTACAAACAAGAATTGAAAAAAGAACTGAAAAAATGATAGAAATAGGATTAGTTAAAGAAGTTGAAAATCTCATCAAAAAATACGGATGGGAGTTACCCTTATTAAATACCTTGGGTTATCGTGAAATTAGAGATTACTTAAATAATAAGATATCTTTAGAAGAAGCAAAAGACGAGATTATTTTACATACCCGTCAATTTGCAAAACGTCAACGAACTTGGTTTCGTGCTGATCCAAATATTGAATGGTTTGATGTTATGTCTCCCGATCTTTTAGACAAAGTTTGGCAGAGAATTAAACAGTTTTCTACGGAGCTTTAAACTGTTATCTAAAATCATACAATTAAGCAATTACGATTAACCTGGTAGGGTGGGCAATGCCGACCTTCTTTAGTACAAATGACCTGTGCTATTCCTCAAAACATTATAGAGTCTCAGGATCAATTCCCAATTCCCTCAATTTTTGTGCTAATTGTTGACGTAAAACTTGTTCCTGTTCAAGTTTTAATTCAGCTTGTTCGGCCCTATATCTTTCTCTTGCTAATAATTCACTTCCCCATAATAATAAATTACCGGATTGATCCCACCACCGTAACCAAGAAAC
Proteins encoded in this window:
- the miaA gene encoding tRNA (adenosine(37)-N6)-dimethylallyltransferase MiaA, whose amino-acid sequence is MKTSLIVICGATATGKSGLAVELAQGLQTIIISADSRQVYREFDIGTAKPSLSEQRLVSHYLIDICDPIETLTLAEYQEKAQLLINNSISTPLLVGGTGLYIKSIVKGLKIPRVSPHPELRLQLQGLGQSQCYEILRKIDPISTQKIHPNDEVRTLRALEVFYVTGMPISQQQGETPPSYPILQIGLDCSPENLQTRIEKRTEKMIEIGLVKEVENLIKKYGWELPLLNTLGYREIRDYLNNKISLEEAKDEIILHTRQFAKRQRTWFRADPNIEWFDVMSPDLLDKVWQRIKQFSTEL